A genomic stretch from Chitinophaga agri includes:
- the hisB gene encoding bifunctional histidinol-phosphatase/imidazoleglycerol-phosphate dehydratase HisB, with the protein MKRVLFIDRDGTMIKEVPPTYQIDSLEKVEFYPKVFTWLARIAAELDYELAMVTNQDGLGTNSFPEADFWPAQNFILRAFENEGVKFDAIYIDRSFPHENAPTRKPRTGMLTKYFSPGYDLANSFVIGDRITDVQLAKNLGAKAIWINEGTGLGGAEVNEDAAALKDTIALESTDWEKIYEFLKVGLRTVTHTRTTKETDITISLNLDGTGKADISTGLGFFDHMLDQIARHGSIDMTVKAKGDLHIDEHHTIEDTGLALGEAMAQALADKRGIERYGFCLPMDDCLAQAAIDFGGRNWIVWDAKFSREKIGEMPTEMFFHFFKSFSDAAKCNLNIKAEGDNEHHKIEAIFKVFAKAIKMAVKRNPMNMQLPSTKGVL; encoded by the coding sequence ATGAAAAGAGTCCTCTTTATAGACAGGGACGGTACCATGATCAAGGAAGTACCGCCTACTTATCAGATCGACAGCCTTGAAAAAGTTGAATTCTATCCGAAGGTGTTTACCTGGCTGGCACGCATCGCGGCTGAGCTGGATTATGAACTGGCTATGGTGACCAACCAGGACGGTTTGGGTACCAACAGCTTTCCTGAAGCTGATTTCTGGCCTGCACAAAACTTCATCCTGCGTGCTTTCGAGAATGAAGGTGTGAAGTTTGATGCCATCTACATCGATCGCTCTTTTCCGCATGAAAATGCACCTACGCGTAAACCACGCACAGGTATGCTGACTAAATATTTCTCTCCCGGATATGACCTCGCTAATTCCTTCGTAATAGGCGACCGTATCACTGATGTACAACTGGCAAAGAACCTGGGTGCAAAAGCGATCTGGATCAATGAAGGTACCGGCCTGGGTGGCGCTGAAGTAAATGAAGATGCAGCTGCACTGAAAGATACCATTGCACTGGAATCTACTGACTGGGAGAAGATCTATGAGTTCCTGAAAGTAGGACTGCGTACAGTGACACATACCCGTACCACCAAAGAAACCGATATCACGATCTCGCTGAACCTGGACGGTACCGGTAAGGCCGACATCAGCACTGGTCTGGGTTTCTTTGATCATATGCTGGACCAGATCGCCCGTCATGGCAGTATTGATATGACAGTAAAAGCTAAAGGTGACCTGCATATTGATGAGCACCACACCATTGAAGATACCGGTCTGGCACTGGGTGAAGCAATGGCTCAGGCGCTGGCGGACAAGAGAGGTATTGAACGCTATGGTTTCTGCTTACCCATGGATGATTGTCTCGCACAGGCTGCCATTGACTTTGGTGGCCGTAACTGGATCGTATGGGACGCGAAGTTCAGTCGGGAGAAAATAGGAGAGATGCCAACAGAAATGTTCTTCCATTTCTTCAAATCCTTCTCTGATGCTGCGAAATGCAATCTGAACATCAAAGCAGAAGGCGACAACGAACACCATAAGATAGAAGCTATATTCAAGGTATTCGCCAAAGCGATCAAAATGGCGGTAAAGCGTAACCCGATGAATATGCAGCTACCAAGTACCAAAGGTGTATTGTAG
- a CDS encoding MGH1-like glycoside hydrolase domain-containing protein yields the protein MGPVKIIIAVCLFLPLHLLAQQENVHSRNEMTLDHILKKYVDRFNSLDSEYVKNYVSNAGAYDWLQQNVPLLECPDSTIEQTYYYRWWTFRKHLKETPDGFIFTEFITPVKHAGRFNALSCAFGHHVYEGRWLRDKQYIDQYIQYWYLKDVQQKAPRFHQFSSWAADAVYSRFLVDRDSSFVKELLPAMDADYRLWETEKRLSDGLFWQFDVKDGMEESISGARREKHTRPTISSYMYGNAVALAKMAALSGNDTLRTRYVADAQKIRQLVQTKLWDDTAAFFKVRQVVKGTAETRFSNAREQIGFIPWYFDLPADKAKYAKAWEQLTDTSGFNAPWGLTTAERRHPLFRSHGSGGCEWDGPVWPFATTQTLKGLANLLTRYTHKDGMTAAVYYHALQVYARSHQKNGEPYLGEYQDERTGYWLKGDDPRSSYYNHSGFCDLVINDLIGIKPRTDDKLELYPLIPKGKWDWFYLEGVPYHGRVVSVIWDKTGEKYGKGKGLRILVNGKEAYKGKELKQVLVKGV from the coding sequence TTGGGACCCGTTAAAATAATTATTGCCGTTTGTCTGTTCCTGCCATTGCACTTATTGGCGCAGCAGGAGAATGTTCATTCCCGGAATGAAATGACACTGGATCACATACTGAAAAAGTATGTAGACCGGTTCAATAGTCTTGATTCAGAATATGTGAAGAACTATGTGAGTAATGCCGGTGCATATGACTGGCTTCAGCAAAATGTACCCTTACTTGAATGCCCGGACAGTACGATCGAACAGACTTATTATTATCGCTGGTGGACATTTCGTAAACATCTGAAAGAAACACCGGACGGATTTATCTTCACTGAATTCATTACCCCCGTTAAACATGCCGGCCGGTTCAATGCCCTTAGCTGCGCTTTTGGACATCACGTGTATGAAGGCCGGTGGCTGCGGGATAAACAGTATATAGATCAGTATATCCAGTACTGGTACCTGAAAGATGTACAACAGAAAGCACCCCGTTTTCATCAGTTCAGCAGCTGGGCAGCTGATGCCGTGTACAGTCGCTTCCTGGTGGATAGGGACAGCAGCTTTGTGAAGGAGCTGTTGCCTGCCATGGATGCAGATTACCGGTTATGGGAAACCGAGAAAAGGTTATCTGATGGTTTGTTCTGGCAGTTTGATGTGAAGGATGGCATGGAAGAATCTATCAGTGGGGCACGTCGCGAAAAGCATACACGTCCGACTATCAGCAGCTACATGTATGGGAATGCAGTCGCATTGGCAAAGATGGCAGCATTGTCCGGTAACGACACATTACGTACCCGTTATGTAGCAGATGCACAAAAGATCAGGCAACTGGTGCAGACAAAATTATGGGATGATACCGCAGCGTTTTTTAAAGTAAGGCAGGTGGTAAAAGGTACTGCCGAAACACGCTTTTCCAATGCGCGTGAACAGATCGGATTTATACCCTGGTATTTTGATCTGCCGGCAGATAAAGCGAAGTACGCGAAAGCCTGGGAGCAACTGACCGATACCAGTGGTTTTAATGCCCCCTGGGGACTGACTACCGCCGAACGCCGGCATCCGCTGTTCCGCTCTCATGGTAGTGGTGGCTGCGAATGGGATGGACCTGTATGGCCGTTCGCTACAACACAGACGTTAAAGGGATTAGCCAATTTGCTGACCCGTTATACACATAAAGATGGCATGACGGCAGCCGTATATTATCATGCATTACAGGTCTATGCCCGTTCTCATCAGAAAAATGGAGAACCTTATCTCGGAGAGTATCAGGATGAACGTACAGGTTATTGGTTAAAGGGAGATGATCCAAGAAGTAGTTATTATAACCACTCCGGTTTTTGTGACCTGGTGATCAATGATCTGATCGGTATCAAGCCGCGGACGGATGATAAGCTGGAGTTGTATCCGTTGATACCTAAAGGAAAATGGGACTGGTTTTATCTGGAAGGTGTGCCATATCATGGGAGAGTGGTGAGCGTGATATGGGACAAGACAGGTGAGAAGTATGGGAAAGGAAAGGGTTTGAGGATTTTAGTCAATGGAAAAGAAGCATATAAGGGCAAGGAGCTAAAGCAGGTGTTGGTGAAAGGGGTGTAA
- a CDS encoding anthranilate synthase component II, with the protein MNILVFDNYDSFTYNLVHLVEKIINGKVTVVRNDEIPLEKVKDYDKIILSPGPGIPEEAGLLLPLIKEYAASKSIFGVCLGQQAIGEAFGAKLINLKEVYHGVATNVNIIARDGRLFNGLPDQLEVGRYHSWVVDESTLPAALTITAKDDNDFIMALQHNTYDVSGVQFHPESVLTPKGEQILRNWLNA; encoded by the coding sequence ATGAACATTCTGGTGTTTGATAATTACGACTCTTTTACCTACAACCTGGTACACCTGGTGGAAAAGATCATCAATGGAAAAGTGACCGTGGTACGCAATGATGAAATTCCATTGGAGAAAGTAAAAGACTATGATAAGATCATCCTCTCTCCCGGACCTGGCATTCCTGAAGAAGCGGGGCTGCTGCTGCCACTGATCAAAGAATATGCGGCCAGCAAATCCATCTTCGGCGTATGTCTCGGTCAGCAGGCTATCGGAGAGGCTTTCGGTGCGAAGCTGATCAATCTCAAAGAGGTATACCATGGTGTCGCTACCAATGTGAACATCATTGCAAGAGACGGAAGGCTGTTCAATGGCCTGCCCGATCAACTGGAAGTAGGCCGGTATCACTCATGGGTAGTTGATGAAAGTACATTGCCGGCAGCGCTGACCATCACAGCAAAAGACGACAATGATTTTATCATGGCACTGCAACATAATACCTATGATGTAAGTGGTGTACAGTTCCATCCTGAAAGCGTACTGACGCCAAAAGGAGAACAAATACTCCGTAACTGGTTGAACGCTTAA
- a CDS encoding anthranilate synthase component I family protein — protein sequence MGSIQVKSKFKKMLADVFTPVGIYLRLRDKFPGTVLLESTDYRASENSFSFICIQPIAGIEVTSTKDFEFKYPNLPPERKQLKNKQSVLDELQKFLGNFSFADKPVLPVVHSLFGYSTFDSVQFFETIEFNKDKQNGNTIPLMRYRFYQYVIAINHFKDELYLCENMVDGLDSEFENIESLIRQKDVPNYSFRAEGAEKSNLTNEQYMDIVEKGKQHCFRGDVFQVVLSRAFQQQFKGDEFNVYRALRSINPSPYLFFFDYGDYKLMGSSPEAQLIIKDNKAIIHPIAGTFKRTGNDEQDRELAARLLEDPKENAEHVMLVDLARNDLSRLATDVEVESYRQIQYYSHVIHLVSEVSGKIQPGLNPFSLLAATFPAGTLSGAPKYRAMEIIDENEPTARGFYGGCIGSVGFNGDFNHAIMIRSILSKANTLYYQAGAGVVAKSVAASELEEVNNKLNALKQAIILAQNI from the coding sequence ATGGGTAGTATTCAAGTCAAATCAAAATTCAAGAAAATGCTGGCAGACGTGTTCACGCCTGTTGGTATTTATCTGCGACTCCGCGACAAATTTCCTGGTACTGTACTGCTGGAAAGTACAGACTATCGTGCCAGCGAAAATAGCTTCTCCTTCATATGTATCCAGCCTATAGCAGGTATAGAAGTAACCAGCACAAAGGATTTTGAATTCAAGTATCCTAACCTCCCGCCAGAAAGGAAACAACTGAAGAACAAACAAAGCGTGCTGGATGAGTTGCAGAAGTTCCTCGGTAACTTCTCTTTTGCTGACAAACCAGTACTACCCGTTGTACACAGCCTTTTCGGATACAGCACATTCGATTCTGTACAGTTTTTCGAAACGATAGAATTTAACAAGGACAAGCAGAACGGGAATACCATCCCGCTGATGCGCTACCGGTTCTACCAATATGTAATCGCCATCAATCACTTCAAGGATGAACTGTATCTATGCGAGAACATGGTAGACGGCCTTGACAGCGAATTTGAGAACATTGAATCATTGATCAGACAAAAAGATGTTCCTAACTACAGCTTCAGGGCAGAAGGAGCAGAAAAGAGTAACCTGACGAATGAACAGTATATGGACATCGTCGAAAAAGGTAAACAACACTGCTTCCGCGGAGATGTGTTCCAGGTAGTACTCTCCAGAGCTTTCCAGCAACAGTTCAAAGGTGATGAATTCAATGTATATCGCGCACTCCGTTCCATTAACCCTTCTCCTTATCTCTTCTTCTTCGATTACGGTGATTATAAACTGATGGGCTCCTCTCCGGAAGCACAGCTGATCATCAAAGACAATAAAGCTATTATCCATCCTATCGCAGGTACTTTCAAACGTACCGGTAATGATGAACAGGACCGTGAACTGGCTGCCAGACTCCTGGAAGATCCGAAGGAGAATGCAGAACACGTAATGCTGGTGGACCTGGCAAGAAATGACCTCAGCAGACTGGCCACAGATGTAGAAGTGGAGTCTTACAGGCAGATCCAATACTACTCACACGTGATCCACCTGGTAAGCGAAGTGTCTGGTAAGATCCAGCCTGGTCTGAATCCGTTCTCACTACTGGCCGCCACATTCCCGGCAGGTACTTTATCCGGCGCACCTAAGTACAGGGCAATGGAGATCATCGATGAAAATGAACCTACTGCACGTGGCTTCTATGGTGGATGTATCGGCTCCGTTGGTTTCAACGGCGATTTCAACCATGCTATCATGATCCGCTCCATACTCAGTAAAGCAAATACGCTGTACTACCAGGCAGGTGCTGGTGTAGTTGCCAAGTCCGTAGCTGCTTCTGAACTGGAAGAAGTGAACAATAAACTGAATGCATTAAAACAGGCAATTATCCTGGCTCAAAATATCTGA
- the hisG gene encoding ATP phosphoribosyltransferase: MKLRIAIQKSGRLHDDSIKLLKECGIDINNGVNKLKTEASNFPLEVFFLRDDDIPQYVEDGVADIGIVGENVIIEKGRTVSIAEKLGFGKCRLSLAVPKTVEYNGVQDMDKLRIATSYPVILQQFLDEHKISAEIHEISGSVEIAPGIGLADAICDLVSSGSTLFMNGLKEVQVILKSEAALISNSSLTPEQDALLQKLLFRIQAVKKAKNNKYVLLNAPNDKLDEIIKLLPGMKSPTVLPLAEEGWSSVHSVLNENAFWDIIENLKAAGAQGILVVPIEKMIM, translated from the coding sequence ATGAAACTGAGAATCGCAATTCAGAAATCCGGTCGTTTGCACGACGACTCCATCAAACTGTTGAAAGAATGTGGTATAGACATTAACAACGGTGTTAATAAACTGAAAACGGAAGCCAGCAACTTCCCCCTGGAAGTATTCTTCCTGCGTGATGATGATATTCCGCAATACGTTGAAGACGGCGTAGCCGATATAGGTATCGTAGGTGAAAACGTGATCATTGAAAAAGGTCGTACCGTAAGCATTGCAGAGAAACTGGGTTTTGGTAAATGCCGCCTCTCCCTGGCAGTGCCAAAAACAGTGGAATACAATGGTGTGCAGGATATGGATAAACTCCGTATTGCTACCAGCTATCCCGTGATATTACAGCAATTCCTGGATGAACACAAGATAAGCGCAGAGATCCACGAGATCAGCGGTTCCGTGGAGATCGCTCCTGGTATCGGTCTGGCAGATGCGATCTGTGACCTCGTAAGCAGTGGTTCGACCCTGTTCATGAACGGTCTTAAAGAAGTACAGGTGATCCTGAAATCTGAAGCAGCACTGATCAGCAATAGCAGCCTGACGCCCGAACAGGACGCATTGTTACAGAAACTGTTATTCCGCATACAGGCAGTGAAGAAAGCAAAAAACAACAAGTATGTACTGCTGAACGCTCCTAATGATAAACTGGACGAGATCATTAAACTGCTGCCGGGAATGAAGAGCCCTACCGTACTGCCACTGGCAGAAGAAGGCTGGAGCTCCGTACACTCCGTGCTGAATGAAAACGCTTTCTGGGATATCATCGAAAACCTGAAAGCGGCAGGTGCACAGGGCATCCTGGTAGTGCCGATCGAAAAGATGATCATGTAG
- the bglX gene encoding beta-glucosidase BglX, producing the protein MKNPKRLLVAALLLATLSVKAQTPKQAFVNNLIKRMTLDEKIGQLNLLTSDMDVTGPFMKPGYKKDIEAGLCGAIFNAYTPQYTRQLQEMAMNTRLKIPLLFGYDVIHGHKTIFPIPLGEACTWDMALLEQSARIAAQEASADGLQWTYSPMVDIARDPRWGRVAEGVGEDTWYGVQVAKAKVKGYQGSDLSANNTLLACVKHFALYGAVQAGRDYNTVDMSRREMYQYYLPPYKAAIDAGVATVMTSFNEIDGTPATANKWLLTDLLRRDWGFKGFVVTDYTSINEMIAHGNVKDEYEAGAAALNAGVDMDMQGGIFAGQLKKLLKDGKVTQKTIDSAVYHILAAKYDLGLFKDPFKYCDNERAAKEIMSAENLAAAQKIAERSIVLLKNENQLLPLKKEAKIALIGPLANSQRDMIGNWSAAGDYTRAVTLLEALKKRSVNVQYLPGAHYTADTTLYKRATQKQRLDAADTTDSQQMLAAAVELAKQSDIVLMALGESQGMTGEAASRSNISIPENQQQLLRAVYATGKPVVLVLMNGRPLTLEWEDAHIPAILETWFLGTKAGDAIAAVLFGDYNPAGKLTMSFPRNVGQIPVYYNHKNTGRPMNPYNKYSTKYLDTENDPLYPFGYGLSYTKFTYGEVKLSKQQLTAGDKLQVSIPVTNSGNYNGEEVVQLYIRDLVGSVTRPVKELKGYKKIALAKGETQTVTFEISEDDLKFYDKDMRWKAEPGDFTVFVGTNSRDVQSAGFTLK; encoded by the coding sequence ATGAAGAACCCGAAACGCTTGCTGGTAGCCGCCCTGCTACTAGCAACCCTCAGCGTCAAGGCACAAACCCCGAAGCAGGCCTTCGTGAATAATCTTATCAAACGCATGACGCTGGACGAAAAGATAGGCCAGTTGAACCTGCTGACCAGCGACATGGACGTTACCGGGCCATTCATGAAGCCGGGGTATAAGAAAGACATTGAAGCCGGCCTCTGTGGCGCTATATTCAATGCATATACCCCCCAATATACCCGTCAGTTACAGGAAATGGCGATGAACACGCGGTTGAAGATACCATTGCTGTTTGGCTATGACGTCATTCATGGACATAAGACCATTTTCCCTATTCCCCTGGGAGAAGCCTGCACCTGGGATATGGCCCTGCTGGAACAGAGTGCCAGGATCGCCGCTCAGGAAGCCAGCGCTGATGGGCTGCAATGGACGTATTCCCCCATGGTAGACATCGCGCGTGACCCACGCTGGGGACGGGTGGCGGAAGGTGTAGGGGAAGATACCTGGTATGGTGTACAGGTGGCGAAGGCAAAGGTGAAAGGGTATCAGGGGTCAGACCTGTCGGCTAATAACACCCTGCTGGCCTGTGTGAAACACTTTGCCTTATACGGTGCCGTACAGGCAGGCCGTGACTATAACACGGTGGATATGAGCCGACGCGAGATGTACCAGTACTATCTGCCTCCCTATAAGGCGGCCATTGACGCCGGAGTGGCAACGGTTATGACCTCTTTTAACGAGATAGACGGGACCCCGGCGACCGCCAATAAATGGCTGCTGACTGACCTGCTGAGAAGGGACTGGGGTTTTAAAGGATTTGTGGTGACGGATTATACCTCGATCAACGAAATGATTGCCCATGGCAATGTAAAGGACGAGTACGAAGCCGGGGCCGCAGCGCTGAACGCAGGTGTAGACATGGATATGCAGGGCGGGATCTTCGCCGGGCAGCTCAAAAAACTGCTAAAGGATGGAAAAGTTACGCAGAAGACAATTGACAGTGCTGTATACCACATCCTGGCTGCCAAGTATGACCTGGGACTATTCAAGGACCCGTTCAAATATTGTGACAATGAAAGGGCTGCAAAAGAGATCATGTCCGCCGAAAACCTGGCTGCTGCCCAAAAAATAGCTGAGCGTTCTATTGTCCTGCTGAAAAATGAAAACCAGCTGTTACCACTGAAGAAAGAAGCGAAGATCGCACTGATCGGTCCTCTGGCCAACAGTCAGCGGGATATGATCGGCAACTGGTCAGCAGCGGGCGACTACACCAGAGCAGTGACATTGCTGGAAGCGTTGAAGAAACGGTCAGTGAATGTGCAGTACCTGCCTGGTGCTCATTATACTGCTGATACCACCCTCTACAAACGTGCTACCCAGAAACAGCGGCTGGATGCAGCTGATACCACTGACAGCCAGCAAATGCTGGCGGCTGCTGTTGAACTGGCGAAGCAGTCGGATATAGTCCTGATGGCGCTGGGTGAATCGCAGGGAATGACCGGAGAAGCTGCCAGCAGATCAAACATCAGCATTCCGGAGAATCAGCAGCAGCTGCTCAGGGCCGTATACGCTACGGGTAAGCCGGTAGTACTGGTACTGATGAATGGCCGTCCGCTGACGCTGGAATGGGAAGATGCCCATATCCCCGCCATACTCGAAACATGGTTCCTGGGTACAAAGGCGGGTGACGCTATTGCTGCTGTCCTGTTCGGAGATTATAACCCGGCTGGTAAACTCACGATGAGCTTCCCCCGTAACGTTGGACAGATACCGGTCTACTATAACCATAAGAATACCGGCCGCCCCATGAACCCGTATAATAAATACTCCACCAAGTATTTAGATACAGAGAACGATCCGTTGTACCCCTTCGGTTACGGACTGAGTTATACAAAGTTCACTTACGGGGAAGTGAAACTGAGCAAACAACAGCTCACCGCCGGTGACAAGCTACAGGTGAGCATTCCGGTCACTAACAGCGGGAACTATAACGGGGAAGAGGTGGTACAACTGTATATCCGCGACCTCGTCGGCTCTGTTACCCGCCCGGTAAAAGAGCTCAAAGGCTATAAAAAGATAGCCCTTGCCAAAGGCGAGACACAGACGGTTACCTTCGAGATCTCTGAGGATGACCTTAAGTTCTATGATAAGGATATGCGATGGAAGGCAGAACCAGGCGATTTTACGGTATTTGTAGGTACTAACAGCAGAGATGTCCAGTCGGCAGGCTTCACATTAAAATAA
- the hisC gene encoding histidinol-phosphate transaminase gives MFDLNSLLRDNIKRLVPYSTARDEFKGEASIFLDANENSFGSPLPVNYNRYPDPMQWKVKYKLADIKGVPPQNIFLGNGSDEVIDVLYRSFCRPGVDNVVIFPPTYGMYEVSANINDVIVRKVSLTPDYQIDMAALQEAVDEHTKMIFICSPNNPTGNSINRDDIEMILNNFDGLVVVDEAYINFARQKTFISELTEYPNLVVMQTLSKAWGLAALRVGMAFAGEDIINVLNKVKPPYNINQAAQDLVLVALDNIVQVNEWIRETVVERDKLAAGLISLKQVLEVYPSDANFLLAKTTDAKGIYNHLVAKGIIVRDRSKVELCNGCLRITVGTPEENTVLLETIAQVPVTA, from the coding sequence ATGTTCGATCTCAATAGCTTACTACGCGATAATATAAAACGCCTGGTGCCTTACTCCACCGCCAGGGATGAATTTAAGGGAGAAGCTTCTATCTTTCTTGATGCCAATGAGAACAGCTTCGGTTCTCCGTTACCGGTCAACTACAACCGCTATCCGGACCCGATGCAGTGGAAAGTGAAATATAAACTGGCCGATATTAAAGGCGTACCTCCGCAGAACATCTTCCTCGGTAATGGTAGTGATGAGGTGATTGATGTGCTGTACCGTTCTTTCTGTCGTCCGGGTGTTGATAACGTGGTGATCTTTCCTCCAACATACGGTATGTATGAGGTAAGTGCCAATATCAACGATGTGATCGTAAGAAAAGTGTCACTGACACCCGATTACCAGATTGACATGGCTGCCCTGCAGGAAGCCGTTGATGAGCACACAAAAATGATCTTTATCTGTTCTCCGAACAATCCTACCGGTAACTCTATTAACCGCGATGATATAGAAATGATCCTGAACAACTTTGATGGCCTTGTTGTCGTGGATGAAGCCTATATCAATTTTGCCCGCCAGAAAACATTTATCTCCGAACTGACCGAATACCCTAATCTCGTAGTGATGCAGACCCTGTCTAAAGCCTGGGGACTGGCGGCTTTACGTGTGGGTATGGCATTCGCAGGAGAGGATATCATCAATGTACTCAACAAGGTGAAACCGCCCTATAATATCAATCAGGCCGCACAGGATTTAGTACTGGTAGCGCTTGATAATATCGTACAGGTGAACGAATGGATCCGTGAAACTGTTGTGGAAAGAGATAAACTGGCTGCAGGTCTGATCAGTCTGAAACAGGTACTGGAAGTATATCCGAGTGATGCTAACTTCCTGCTGGCAAAGACCACCGATGCAAAAGGTATCTACAATCACCTGGTGGCAAAAGGGATCATCGTACGTGACCGTTCCAAAGTAGAGCTCTGTAATGGTTGCTTACGTATCACTGTAGGTACGCCGGAAGAAAATACCGTTCTGCTGGAAACTATTGCACAGGTTCCCGTAACTGCCTGA
- the hisD gene encoding histidinol dehydrogenase, which produces MQFFKYPERSQWPELLQRPVLDTTALETSVGNILAAVKQEGDAAVRSYAQQFDKVTLDALEVSQAEFAKATAALDAALKKAILQAKHNIEVFHKAQQEHSKIIETMPGVQCWRKPVAIEKVGLYIPGGSAPLFSTILMLGIPAMIAGCREIVLCTPSNAAGEVHPAILFAAQEVGIERVFKIGGVQAIGAMAYGTESIPRVHKIFGPGNQYVTCAKQLVNKSGVAIDMPAGPSEVAVLADETCVPAFVAADLLSQAEHGPDSQVLLVTTAAEIIAEVQKEVDAQLAQLPRKDIAARALENSRIILVKDTTEAMELLNAYAPEHLIVACKDDIAVADAVINAGSVFLGNYSPESAGDYASGTNHTLPTNGYATAYSGVSLDSFVKKITFQRLTREGLQQIGATIETMAAAEGLDAHKNAVTVRLKQAAQS; this is translated from the coding sequence ATGCAATTCTTCAAATATCCGGAGCGTTCGCAATGGCCGGAATTGTTGCAAAGACCGGTCTTAGATACAACAGCACTGGAAACCAGTGTAGGAAATATACTCGCTGCTGTTAAGCAGGAAGGCGATGCCGCTGTACGCAGCTATGCACAGCAGTTTGACAAAGTAACGCTTGATGCACTCGAAGTGTCACAGGCGGAGTTTGCAAAAGCAACAGCTGCACTGGATGCAGCGCTGAAGAAAGCCATCCTTCAGGCGAAACATAATATTGAAGTGTTTCACAAGGCACAGCAGGAACACAGTAAGATCATAGAGACAATGCCAGGCGTACAATGCTGGCGTAAGCCGGTCGCTATTGAAAAAGTAGGACTGTACATTCCGGGCGGTTCTGCACCATTGTTCTCTACAATACTGATGCTCGGTATTCCTGCAATGATCGCAGGTTGCAGGGAGATCGTGCTGTGCACACCGTCCAACGCAGCTGGGGAAGTACATCCTGCGATATTATTTGCGGCACAGGAAGTAGGGATCGAACGCGTGTTTAAAATAGGCGGTGTACAGGCCATCGGTGCAATGGCATATGGTACAGAAAGTATACCACGTGTACACAAGATCTTTGGTCCGGGTAACCAGTATGTGACCTGTGCAAAACAGCTGGTGAATAAAAGCGGTGTTGCAATAGACATGCCCGCAGGGCCTTCGGAAGTAGCAGTACTGGCAGATGAAACATGTGTACCCGCATTTGTGGCTGCTGACCTGCTGTCTCAGGCAGAACATGGTCCGGATAGCCAGGTATTACTGGTAACAACAGCTGCTGAGATTATCGCCGAAGTACAGAAGGAAGTGGATGCCCAGCTGGCGCAGTTACCAAGAAAAGATATTGCTGCCCGTGCACTGGAAAACAGCCGTATCATACTGGTGAAGGATACTACAGAGGCAATGGAACTGCTGAACGCCTATGCACCTGAACACCTGATCGTAGCATGTAAAGATGATATCGCTGTAGCTGATGCGGTGATCAATGCAGGTTCCGTATTCCTGGGTAATTACTCTCCTGAAAGCGCAGGTGATTATGCTTCCGGTACGAATCATACCCTGCCTACCAATGGTTATGCTACTGCGTACAGTGGCGTGTCCCTGGATAGTTTTGTGAAGAAGATCACTTTCCAGCGACTCACCCGGGAAGGATTACAGCAGATAGGTGCTACCATCGAGACCATGGCTGCTGCTGAAGGTCTGGATGCACACAAGAATGCGGTAACTGTACGTTTGAAACAAGCAGCTCAATCATAA